A single genomic interval of Oncorhynchus mykiss isolate Arlee chromosome 13, USDA_OmykA_1.1, whole genome shotgun sequence harbors:
- the hsd3b7 gene encoding 3 beta-hydroxysteroid dehydrogenase type 7 encodes MSTKERGLVYLVTGGCGFLGQHLLQVLLEKEDAVTEIRLFDKHIDSSLNGHSTERVKVVVTQGDITDYSSVREVSKGADLVIHTASLVDVWHRVPETVIQAVNVQGTVNVINACVENGIQYLVYTSSMEVVGPNVKGDPFIRGDEDTIYNVYHDMPYPRSKAKAEKLVLEANGNKVKEGACLYTCSLRPTGIYGEQHQLMRDFYQMGVRTGGWIIRGVPKDTEHGRVYAGNVAWMHLLAARSLREHPQRLGGEVYFCYDDSPYKSYEDFNMQFLSGFNFRQVHVPLLVLWLVACLNDLLRWVLKPVCSYTPLLNRYTLAVASTSFTVGSDKAQRHFQYRPLYDWDQCKARTQRWVDTFPFAGPKDS; translated from the exons ATGTCGACGAAAGAACGGGGCTTGGTTTATCTCGTCACTGGGGGCTGTGGGTTCCTCGGACAACACCTGTTACAGGTCCTTTTGGAGAAAGAGGATGCGGTAACGGAAATTCGACTTTTTGACAAACACATCGACTCAAGTTTAAATGGCCACAGCACag aGCGGGTAAAGGTGGTGGTGACGCAGGGGGACATCACAGATTACTCCAGTGTCCGGGAGGTTTCCAAGGGGGCAGACCTGGTCATCCACACGGCCAGCCTGGTGGATGTCTGGCACAGAGTCCCTGAGACAGTCATCCAGGCTGTGAATGTTCAAG GAACTGTGAATGTGATCAATGCCTGTGTGGAGAATGGTATTCAGTATCTGGTCTACACCAGCAGCATGGAGGTGGTCGGCCCCAATGTGAAAGGAGACCCTTTTATCAG AGGTGATGAAGACACCATCTACAATGTTTATCACGATATGCCCTACCCCAGGAGCAAGGCCAAGGCAGAGAAACTGGTGCTGGAGGCCAACGGCAATAAG GTGAAGGAAGGGGCCTGCTTGTACACATGCTCCCTCCGTCCCACAGGGATCTATGGTGAGCAGCACCAGCTGATGAGGGACTTCTATCAGATGGGTGTGAGGACAGGGGGCTGGATCATTCGAGGCGTCCCAAAGGACACGGAACATGGTCGTGTCTATGCAG GTAACGTGGCTTGGATGCATCTGCTGGCTGCTCGCTCCCTGAGAGAGCACCCCCAAAGGCTTGGAGGGGAAGTTTACTTCTGCTATGACGACTCACCCTACAAGAGTTATGAGGATTTCAACATGCAGTTCCTGTCTGGGTTCAACTTCCGCCAGGTCCATGTGCCGCTATTGGTGCTGTGGTTGGTGGCGTGCCTGAATGACCTGCTCCGCTGGGTGCTGAAGCCTGTGTGCAGCTACACACCATTACTCAACCGCTACACACTCGCTGTGGCCAGCACCTCCTTCACAGTGGGTTCAGACAAGGCCCAGCGCCACTTTCAGTACCGCCCCCTCTATGACTGGGACCAGTGCAAGGCCCGCACACAGAGATGGGTGGACACCTTTCCCTTCGCAGGCCCCAAGGACTCCTGA